The nucleotide window CGAACATTTTCGGAGAGCGATGGGCATTGGCGTACGACAAGTTGGATTTGGTTGGAGCGGATTCCACTCCAAGATGATTCAACTTGCCTCCGCAGGTTTTCAAACCTCCGCAAATCTCTCGCAGACTATTGGCCTGCGCCAACTGGCAGAAGATCATCGACACAAAATGTGCCCAACTGTCAAAGGACTGTTTTCGCTTGTCTCCATTGTGTTTCATGACTATTTCTTCAAATTCTCGCTTCGGTATCAAATCCAACACTTGACGAAAAAGACTGACTGATGTATTTTTCATTACGGAGCCTCCTTGTGGTTTAGGCAACCGTAATATACTATTACGGACAAGTTGGCTCCACTTTTTTCACCCCTTCAAAAGTTTGTTAGGACAGGTGTGTGAAAAAATATTATGCCAGTTGCTTTTCATTAAGTTGTTTTTGATAATTGCATTTTTTACCTCATTTTCAGATATTAGATGCAAATCTGCCAGAGGAGTCTTTTGGCATGATAGGTATAAAATTCTTATCTCAAGAGATATATTAGAGTTATTCAGAATGGTCGTTATAATAGATTGATCATCACTTTGCTTACAATTCCCTAAAATGACATTATTAAAATATTCAGGCCAATTATTATCGATATAATCAAGTAATTCTGGCAACATTGATTTTTTGACATAGGAATAATTTGCTTCTTGAAAATCTATAGAGTTAAATTCTTTTCCCATTTTTACTTGCAATACAACTTTTAAGACTTGAGTATTCAATGCATATGCATTGGTTCTATAGATATAATCAAAAACACGCAATGCACTTTGCGTTTCCGGTAAATCAAGGTTTTCAAATTGAATCTCTAATTTTTCAATCGCGTTTATGCAAGCATCTGGATTATTATGAACATCAATAAAACTAAAAACATGATCCATTTGAGTAAAATATGTTTTTAACGAACCGGTTTTATTTAATGCTTGTAACTGGTCATGGCAACCATCAAATAAAATTGCAAGATATTTATCTTTTCTTGAGAACGGCAGATCGGCTTGCGCTTCAATAATCTCCCAAAAATCTTGTCGGCTTCTGGTAATTATTCCAAAAAGCTTTTCAGGCCTGGAGTTAGGGTGATCAATATAGGCATCAATAAATTTCCTGCTTTCCATATCCAGCTTGGCTAACAATTGAATCATGGCATTACGCTTTTCAACCCATTTATCATTATCTGTAATTAATAATTTTGTTAGCAAATCAAAATTTAAAATGTATGATTTATCAAAGTACTGGATTTGCAATCGATCTATTATATTCTTTGTGTTTGCCAACTGGTAATTCCATGAAACTGGATTTTTACCAATAACAGACATCACAAATTCATTGTCTACAGAAGTGAGGCTTCCTTCATGAAAAAAAGAAATATAAGTATGATAATTTTCATCAATATATCCATTCCCAAGGAGAAAACCAATCAGCGATTTCAGTTTGGAATTCTCTTGCTTCAGTGGAATAGCTTGATTCGAAATCAATTCAGCTACCGTTATTGTTTTTAGCTTTGCCTTTTGTTTTTTGAGTTCAACAATCCTATTCTCTATTTCCTTTTTATTTTGCTCGTGAGTACGTTCAATTATTTTTTCTCTTTCGGAATATTTTCCATTTTTATCCTCTATTTCAGAAAAAGCAATATTCTCATCTTGATTTCTATAGCGTGAATAAAGATGGAGATATAGTGGCTTGGCTGAATATAACTGTTGCCACAAGCTATCTTCAGTACAATTCCAAAGAGGATATCGATTATCTAATGATATCTCAATGCATTGATCCGCATATTCATTTGCAATAAAAGATAAATAAAGTAATCGCAGTTCAGTTTTATTCTTTATCCATGTTTGTTCTGCTAAAGCAAGTTTATTATTTAGATCAGTCAGCTCTTTACTCAAGCATGTATCTTTTTCCTTTATATATGCAGATTTTTCTGAAAGTATACTCGCAAGGATACCTGAATTGTTGTGTAATAAAACAAAATCATCAGGGTAGAGATTTTTATAAACAATCATTCCAAAAAGTTTTTCAGGAATTAATTTTCCATCATTTAATACTTTATGGTAAAGAACATACTCATTACAAATCCCAACCAATAAACGCATTGAATCAATGAAAATCGAAACTTCCGATAAAAAATCCTTTGAAGGAATTGGAGATATTTCTTTATGCCGCACAAAAAAATCAATTAACTTATCTCCTGAATTTGAAATATTTACAATAGGAACTACAGGGATCATATAATCAAAAAACTTCGTCCTACTTTCATCTTTAAAAACATCATCACGCAATGCATAAATGAAAACGATACGATGTCCGATCTGTCTGGCATTGTTTAAAATCAAATTTATTTCACGCAGTTTTTGAAAGATCAGAACACTATCAAACCGATCAAGATCTTCAAAAATAACAGTATCAAACGCACCCGATTCAAAATAATAAATGATTTCATCCATATGCCGATTTAAGATAGAGGATGCATCCGCTTGGGATATTTCAAGCTCAACATTCGGAATATTTATTTTGAGCCAGCTCAATCTACTACAAAACCGAACAATCCAACTTATAAAAATAATAATTAAAATGAAAGAAATTATTTGAATGGAAAGAACTGGCCAAAGTAAGTTATAGTTGGAGACATATGCACTATATAAATCTGAGTTGATGAAAGATAGCCCACCCATCAGCACAATACATCCAGCGAGTACATTAAACACAATAGTGCGTTTGGCAATATTCCATATCCGACGAAAGCGAGAATATGGAATTTCGTTTGGTGGCGTATGGTAAATTAACTGCTGAAGAATACTTAGTTCTAATTGTCTTTGCAAAATATTACTGTTATCTCGATTTTCATTCCCATCCATATCATGTTCATTATCGACACAAAATGAAGCAAGCGAAATGTTAACAGTCTTACTTCTGTAGTAAGGGTTCCTCTTCAAAAAAGTTTTTATAATTGAACTTTTTCCAGAACCGTATGCACCCGCGATTGCAATGTTTTTCACATTAGGATCGTATAATGCCGATAATAACATTTCTTCATATGGTTCGATTTTTTCATAATAATCCACTGGAGCCAAATTGTGATATGGTGTTTCATCAATGTTCTGTGAATTCTTCTTCCAGTAACATTTATGCATTAGCCATTGCTGTATTCTATTCTTATATGCTAATCGAGAAAATAAATATATAGCAATACTTGCCCCAGTGAAAGTACAGAAAACCAAGAAAGAATTTTCCGTTAAATATTGAATCATATTTCTATACATCTGTTTTATTCCTTGGAATATTTATCCATGCTGCTTGGTAAAGCTATATACTTGGGCAAATATTACTTTCTGTGGAAGCAGGTACCGTTTTGCGGTTAGTAAATTGATTGGCAGTCCGATACAATATAATATCAGATTTGTCAATGACTGTAAAATAGCATTATAGAACGATGATTTCAACCCAAATGAGATTTTCAGAAAACTAATACTGGATTGATTTTCAGAAAGATCAGAATTGCACCGCACGTAATTTTAAAGAAAATTATTTTAAAATCAATTTTTGGGCCATCCGAGAAAATGTGAGTTTATATTTGAAGGAAAGCACATCTAGCTACCTGAGCTATTTTATCTTTTAAATTAAGGCTTTGCAAATTTTCGGACAGTTCTGCACACGATTTTGTGCTCGGTTGCGAAGAAGTACTTCGACATAGCCTCCTGTGTCAATTCATCAGAAATCATGATGGTTCAGAGAGGGAATCTCTGTTCAACTGCGTGGGAAAGAAGTATCGCTACCGTTTCCGTTTCTAAGAACACCGTTGTACTTTCACGGAAGAAACCATCGAAGCGGATATCGTCGGAACATATCGTCAGGCTGAAATTGCGCTTCAGGAATGATTTTCTGGCATTTATGAAAGCGACTTATCCGGAGATCACCGCCATGACGGCGGTTCGGAAATGCCATTGCAAAAGTTATGTTGCTTACCTGATCAGTCAAAGATGTCACATTTCAGGCCCAGCGTAACGATGGAATCATCCGCGCCGGTTACAGGCAAGAATACAAACTGGTCGGCAAGACCATTCATGCGATCTTCCGGGATGACGAACTTTCGGAGTTCTGCCGTCCGCTGTTTCTGGTTGCCGCCGTGACCGATTTAACTGAAGGTGACATCTGTACTTTGAAATGGGATGAGATTTCATGGGCAACCCGGATGATCTTCCGCAAGCGCCGCAAAACCGGCGTCGATATGGCGATTCCGATTCTGTCGGCTTTGGAGAATTATCTGAAAACTCTTCCGCGATACGGAGAATATGTATTTCCGGTACATGCCGAAATGTATCTGCACGATGCTTCGCTGGTTTCGTACCGAATCAAGCGTTTTCTGGAAGGGCTCGGAATCAAAACGACGAAAAAGCCGGAAGGCCGCCGGGCGATCAGCGTCAAGGATCTGCATTCATCACTGCTTTATAATCTATTGGTATATCATACAGGATTGCTTGTGATGATGGCAGGTCAACTGATTTCAATGATCGTGCCGCAGCCATAATACCCTCCGCCCGCCACAAACTGGGGAAGATTCGCAGCAAGTTCATCCATCTGGTTGCGATGAGCGTGGACGTGTCCCGCCAGTACCGCTTTCAGCAAAGGTTCGCTTTTCAACCGCCGGACAAATTTCAGTGTCACGGCATCCGTCGGAGCGTATCTGCAACCGGCACTCGGAAGATTCTCCGGGATGGCGCACAAGCTGAAATCCCTGACGTTTTCCTCATCCCGAAGCATCGCAAGCACTCCGGGCGTATAGATCGGAATGTGAATCAGCAGAATCATCGGCAGCCCCCTGGCGGCTTCCGCATTAAAGAAGTCGAATGATTCCTCCGGGAAAAATCCCGAGCTGTTGTCAATGGCGATAAAGTTGACTCCGCCGATGATTCTGGAAGCAAAATCGAGTCTGTCGGCAAAAATTTTCGGAACTTCCCTGCGTGCTTCCTCCTGCTCCTCCGGGCTCTCCGGATGCTGGCCGGAATAATTGGTGTATTCGTGATTTCCCGCACACAGGAAACAGTTCACTCCGGCCAGCTCCAGAAGCCGTTCCGCCGCCTCAAGATTGGCGGGAGAATAGAAATCAATCAGATCCCCGGTATGGAGCAGCAGGAGACCGTTTCGTTTCGCGTAAAGGAGCGCATCCAGAAAATAAGTGACGTTGCGCCCGACATTGGCGTAAACGTATTCTCCCCAGCGCCGAAGCGCCACATCGTATTTGGCCCGGCAGTCCCGGCCGTCGGAAAAGAGCAGATGGGTATCCGAAATATGGAGACAGCGCAATCTCTCCTTCAAGCCGACCTGAAGTGTGACGGTGGAATACTCCGGCGAGGCGGCAATTGGAATATATGACATCATTTTCCCCTTTCAGCGTTCAGAAATGAAATGCCGGTCGGCGCCGTCCGGCGTGAGCAATGCGTAACCGGTCGAAGGGACGGCGATTTCCCGTATTCCCGGTGAAAACGTTTCTTCCCGGAGGAGGGACCCGAATATGTCGAAAATCTTCACCGCCACACTGGATTGCACCCGCAGAAAAACACCGTCCCGCCAGCTTGCATTGACGACGACCACGCACCCGAGGCCGCGCGGCGGCTCGATCACCTGCCCGTCCGCATAAACGGCGATCAGCATTTCATCGCCGAGCGTGCTCGACACCACAGGATAGCAATGCTCCGGATGCGAAGCGCTTAAACGGCCTTTCAGCAGAAGTTCACGGTATTCCCCCGTAAATTTCAGATAACCGGCCAGCGCCCGCCGGACTTCCTCCGGCGCGTCGGCGAGCCGGACGGAAATCTGCGGCACGGAGAAAAGCGTATTCAGGAGCTGGCGCAGAATGACCGGAACTTTTTCCGCGGGATGCCAGGTCATCATATCGGCATGAACCGCCGTCGGAACAGCAGTCAACCGCAGATCGACGGTGCGCATGCGGTTCTGGAATTCATCTCCGGGGCAGTCCTGCGCCCGAAGAATATTGCAGTGCTGCCGGATGGACGGCCCGCTGTAAAACTGCCGGAACTCGATCAGCACGTCCTTCCGGAGGCTGCACAATTCCGAATGGATCTCATCAAGCAACCGGTCAAGCGCCATTTCCAGAGAACGGAAATCCCGTCCGGCGGCATCTTCTTCCCCCATCGGATCTTTCCTGCCCAGCAGGTGGACCTGATCGATGAAATCCAGTTTCAGGCCCGCCAGCCCGTAATCCGACACCAGCCTCCGGCAGACTCCGACGAGGTGCCGCCGGACTTCCGGGAAACGCGGATCGAGAATGGCAAACGAATCGTTTTCGAGCAGGTATTTTCCCCGGAATTTCTCGTAAACGGCGGCGCATTTTTTCCCGACGAACGGAAGCCCGACCCAGAGAAGGCATTCGACGCCATACTCCCCGCAGCGTTCTGAAAAGGCCGCAAGATCGGGAAATTTTGTCTGATCCGGCAGCCATTCCCCCGTAGAGGACATGTCATCGCCGCCGCCGTTCCCGGCGCATTGCCAGCCGTCGTCGATGATGATGTTTTTCAAACCGGCGGCCGCCGCTTCCGGAAGTTCCTTTTCCAGTTCGGCCTGAGAAACCTCCTTCTGAAACTGATACCAGGTGGAGTAGACCGGAAGGAAGGCCGATTCCGGGACCGGTGCCGGAGCATACTGCCGGGTCTGCCACTCTGCCAGATCGGCGAGCACACAATCGTATGCCAGTTTCCGGCGGTCGATTTTCACTTCAAAGGAAAATTCGACAGCCGGGTCGGAAGCGGTCGTATTGAAGAAAAGTTCACACTCGATATATTCTCCCGACACTCCGCAGGTCGCCAGCACCGTCCGGCAGCATTCGGAACATGCGAACGCCAGGCGGTTCCGACCGGCTTCGTTCGCAAATACGTAAAGCAGCTGATTGTGGGTGACGGCATACGGAAATTTTCCGCCGTTCCACCAGCCGGGGAAAAAATGGTGGCAGTCGGTCATATTTCTGCGGGGCATCCACTTGATCTGCATGTCCCGCCACGGGACCCGGAACTCCAGACGGCAGGCGGGAAGCCTGCCGGGCTGAACGTTGCGGAAGTGGAATCCGGCAATACAGATTTCCTCCGCTTCCCGGCGGCATGTGTAATCGCACGTCCATCCGTCCGCCAGGCCGGTGAGCCGGAAATCAAACCACGGTGTCTGAAAGTCCATAAGATCATTTCTCCAATGTGACGGCAAGAATGAGCGGAACACCTCCACCCGCGGAAATCGCCTCAATGGATTCCAGCCGGGCGGTTCCCTGCTGATCGACACCCTGCGCCGTCATGCCTCTGGCCCGGACATTGTTCTCCCAGGCGAAAACATATCCGCCGACTCCTTCGCCCCATTGTCCCGGAGCCGCAGCTTTAAACAGTCCGCTTGCCAGTGCCGCCGGAAGATATTCCAGAGAATCGCTTCCCGGCTTGGCTTTCCATTCGCCGATTTGCGCACGGTTGAAAACCTCAATATCCCGCGTCTGCCCATCCGTGAAATGCAGACGGTAGGTCAGCACCCGACCGTTCCGGCTGTAACAGCTTCCGTGCAGGAAGAAGATGCGGCGGAACGAACCGTCTCCGGGAACCGGAATCCGAACCGACTGCGGCTTCTGCGGTCTCTCATGACCGCGCAGCATGACAAGCCCTTTGGCATTGAACGTGAAAGGAACTCCGCAGATTTGAACCGGCTTTCCAGCCGCCGGGAATTTCCAGCGGTCCTGCCGCGCATCCGGCAGAGAGTCGTTCAGCGGCTGGTTGACCACTTTCGTCAGGTCGACCTGTACGCACCTGCCGACTTTGAACTGCCGTCCCGGTGTTTGAACGGCGGGCTTTCCGGCGGGAGCCGGTGCGGGAGACAGCGAAACGGTCGGCTGAATCGTTCCGCTGAAAGGAGACGGTTCCGGCAGTTCCGGCAGTTCGATGCGGACGACCGCCGCGCCTTTTGGAATCGGAATAGAATAGTCGCATCCCCATGCGCCGGCGGTAAACTTCGCCGGAGTCTGATTGACCGAAACGGCATCCGGCTTCACCTGAGAAACGATCACCAGCGTGTCATCGGTTTCCGCTCCGAGCTCAATTCGTGCCGTGCGCGTTCCCCGGTCGTAGGAGCCCTGATAGAGCCGCATTCTGCCGAAATCCCCGATCCAGACCGGATCATTCTGCGCGATGATGTGCGGGAGTGAGTTTACCCGCAGCGGCCAATCCCAGAAGTGACTGCCGCCGTGATATTTTTTCCATGCTTCGGCAGGAACGGAAGACGGGCCTTCATCGGCGAGATAATCCACGGCGAAGGTACGGTACATCTCCCGCACCTCCTCTTTCGGAGCGCGCAGAAACGCCATGAGCTTCAAAGAGTTGTGCGCGTTGCAGATGCGTGCTCCGTAGGCGGGCGACACCAGGTAATCCGGCTGGAAGAAGCCGGGCACGCGCCGCTTCTGCTCGTTCAGGATCGCCAGCGTGCTTTCCGGCAGGAAACGCGTCAGCATGCCGAAGAACGGGTGGTCATAGCTGACGCATCCGGCCAGCTGCCAGGGCGCATTCCACGCATTGGGATTTTCCGGTTCCCAGTCCAGCGTGAAAATTCCCCGGTTGTCCACTCCGAAATGCCAGCCGCCGTCGCCGTCCGGCCACTCTTTCCCGCCGGTGTTGTGCAGATGCCGTGCAACAACCGGA belongs to Victivallis lenta and includes:
- a CDS encoding DUF4372 domain-containing protein — its product is MKNTSVSLFRQVLDLIPKREFEEIVMKHNGDKRKQSFDSWAHFVSMIFCQLAQANSLREICGGLKTCGGKLNHLGVESAPTKSNLSYANAHRSPKMF
- a CDS encoding metallophosphoesterase family protein; this translates as MMSYIPIAASPEYSTVTLQVGLKERLRCLHISDTHLLFSDGRDCRAKYDVALRRWGEYVYANVGRNVTYFLDALLYAKRNGLLLLHTGDLIDFYSPANLEAAERLLELAGVNCFLCAGNHEYTNYSGQHPESPEEQEEARREVPKIFADRLDFASRIIGGVNFIAIDNSSGFFPEESFDFFNAEAARGLPMILLIHIPIYTPGVLAMLRDEENVRDFSLCAIPENLPSAGCRYAPTDAVTLKFVRRLKSEPLLKAVLAGHVHAHRNQMDELAANLPQFVAGGGYYGCGTIIEIS
- a CDS encoding glycoside hydrolase family 36 protein, which encodes MDFQTPWFDFRLTGLADGWTCDYTCRREAEEICIAGFHFRNVQPGRLPACRLEFRVPWRDMQIKWMPRRNMTDCHHFFPGWWNGGKFPYAVTHNQLLYVFANEAGRNRLAFACSECCRTVLATCGVSGEYIECELFFNTTASDPAVEFSFEVKIDRRKLAYDCVLADLAEWQTRQYAPAPVPESAFLPVYSTWYQFQKEVSQAELEKELPEAAAAGLKNIIIDDGWQCAGNGGGDDMSSTGEWLPDQTKFPDLAAFSERCGEYGVECLLWVGLPFVGKKCAAVYEKFRGKYLLENDSFAILDPRFPEVRRHLVGVCRRLVSDYGLAGLKLDFIDQVHLLGRKDPMGEEDAAGRDFRSLEMALDRLLDEIHSELCSLRKDVLIEFRQFYSGPSIRQHCNILRAQDCPGDEFQNRMRTVDLRLTAVPTAVHADMMTWHPAEKVPVILRQLLNTLFSVPQISVRLADAPEEVRRALAGYLKFTGEYRELLLKGRLSASHPEHCYPVVSSTLGDEMLIAVYADGQVIEPPRGLGCVVVVNASWRDGVFLRVQSSVAVKIFDIFGSLLREETFSPGIREIAVPSTGYALLTPDGADRHFISER